In Woeseia oceani, one DNA window encodes the following:
- the dusA gene encoding tRNA dihydrouridine(20/20a) synthase DusA, with protein MKGGSYMEGMMANTERCARVSVAPMMDWTDRHCRYFLRQLSAPTLLYTEMVTAAAIRHGDSERLLRFDATEHPVVLQLGGSSPELMAEAAVMGAEAGYDAININVGCPSDRVQNGQFGACLMADPRRVADCVRAMRKATDCPVTVKTRIGIDDSDSDAFLREFVTTVADAGCETFVVHARIAVLAGLSPKENRSVPPLNYPRVYRLKEARPDLQIVLNGGITDSQQALAHLQHVDGVMIGRQAYQAPWFLRELDRVVYGNESSETRQEVILRMRPYIEEALSEGVYLKHISRHLLGLFAGEPGARAWRRHLSQHAWQADSGFEVLEEALAKVPAALAA; from the coding sequence ATGAAGGGCGGCTCGTACATGGAAGGAATGATGGCAAATACGGAGCGTTGTGCCCGGGTATCCGTGGCCCCGATGATGGACTGGACGGACCGTCATTGCCGGTACTTCTTGCGCCAGCTGAGCGCACCAACACTGCTTTACACCGAGATGGTGACTGCCGCCGCGATCCGGCACGGTGACAGCGAACGGCTGCTGCGTTTTGATGCGACGGAACACCCGGTGGTACTGCAGCTTGGCGGCAGTTCGCCCGAGCTGATGGCTGAAGCGGCGGTCATGGGGGCCGAGGCCGGCTACGACGCAATCAACATCAATGTTGGCTGCCCATCTGATCGCGTGCAAAACGGCCAATTCGGCGCCTGCCTGATGGCCGATCCGCGGCGGGTGGCAGACTGTGTGCGGGCAATGAGAAAGGCAACAGACTGCCCGGTGACGGTCAAGACACGCATCGGTATTGACGACAGCGACAGTGACGCATTCCTGCGCGAGTTCGTAACCACGGTAGCCGATGCCGGTTGCGAGACTTTTGTAGTGCACGCCCGCATTGCTGTTCTGGCAGGACTGAGCCCTAAAGAAAACCGTAGTGTACCGCCGTTAAACTACCCGCGGGTCTACCGTCTGAAAGAAGCCCGACCGGACTTGCAGATCGTATTGAATGGCGGCATCACCGACAGCCAGCAGGCACTGGCTCATTTGCAACACGTCGATGGAGTAATGATCGGCCGTCAGGCCTACCAGGCACCGTGGTTCTTGCGGGAACTGGACCGGGTGGTTTACGGCAATGAAAGCAGCGAAACCCGGCAGGAGGTGATCTTGCGGATGCGGCCCTATATTGAAGAGGCACTGTCCGAAGGTGTCTATCTCAAACACATCAGTCGGCATCTGCTGGGCTTGTTTGCCGGCGAGCCCGGGGCGAGGGCCTGGCGCCGCCATCTGAGCCAACATGCCTGGCAGGCTGACAGTGGTTTTGAAGTGCTGGAAGAGGCGCTGGCAAAGGTACCTGCGGCATTGGCCGCCTGA
- a CDS encoding class I SAM-dependent methyltransferase, which produces MSSKKPTMADEADIHELYELSVQNVEHEVEFMQNTFRDIRGRTAYVFREDFCGTASAACQWVRQGAEYQAIGVDIEPSVLEWGRKNRVGKLPAADQARVSLIESDVMTVETPPVDLLAAFNFSYFIFQERATMVRYFRRAYESLKEDGVFFVDMFGGPEAQEETKEKTKHKEHGFTYIWRQAEFHPVTNWMRCAIDFKFKDGSKIKNAFTYEWRLYSAPEIRDMLLEAGFSTATVYWEGEDEDGEGNGIFTPDARGEADLAWIAYIVAEK; this is translated from the coding sequence ATGTCCAGCAAAAAGCCGACGATGGCTGACGAAGCCGATATCCACGAGTTGTACGAACTGTCAGTTCAGAACGTCGAGCATGAAGTTGAGTTCATGCAAAACACCTTTCGTGATATCCGCGGCCGCACGGCCTATGTATTCCGCGAAGACTTCTGCGGTACCGCGAGTGCTGCCTGTCAGTGGGTGCGGCAAGGCGCAGAGTATCAGGCTATCGGCGTGGACATAGAGCCTTCAGTTCTGGAGTGGGGCCGCAAGAACCGCGTTGGCAAGCTGCCAGCGGCTGACCAGGCACGCGTGAGTCTGATTGAGTCCGACGTGATGACGGTCGAAACGCCGCCCGTTGATCTGTTGGCCGCATTCAATTTCAGTTATTTCATCTTCCAGGAACGGGCCACCATGGTCCGCTATTTTCGACGCGCCTATGAGAGCCTGAAAGAAGACGGCGTGTTCTTTGTTGATATGTTCGGTGGCCCGGAAGCGCAGGAAGAAACCAAAGAGAAAACCAAACACAAGGAACACGGTTTTACCTATATCTGGCGTCAGGCCGAGTTCCATCCGGTTACCAACTGGATGCGTTGCGCGATTGATTTCAAGTTCAAAGACGGCTCGAAAATCAAGAATGCCTTTACCTACGAATGGCGCTTGTATTCTGCACCGGAAATTCGCGACATGTTGCTTGAAGCCGGCTTTTCGACGGCGACGGTGTACTGGGAAGGTGAGGACGAGGACGGTGAGGGCAACGGCATATTTACGCCGGATGCCCGCGGTGAGGCTGATCTGGCATGGATCGCCTATATCGTTGCAGAAAAATAG
- the flgA gene encoding flagellar basal body P-ring formation chaperone FlgA translates to MQATQLWWILCLAPFAAAAEQNDGLQALAEIERTAEAFLAARATGGTASAVPLDQRLRLASCEQPLQAYLRDGAKIRQRTIVGVRCTGPQPWKVYVPVNIVVTETVLVLANNLPRGHALTAADLKREKRDVSRLPGGYLASIDEAVGHRLKQSLRAGNIVTPGALQAALLIRRGQTVTLNAATDAISIRMTGKALMDGALNQRIRVENTSSGRVVEGIVRSAERVEVLVQ, encoded by the coding sequence ATGCAAGCGACACAGCTGTGGTGGATTCTGTGTTTGGCACCGTTTGCCGCTGCCGCGGAACAGAACGATGGCTTGCAAGCGCTCGCCGAGATCGAACGGACCGCAGAAGCTTTTCTTGCCGCGCGTGCCACGGGCGGTACGGCGAGCGCGGTACCCCTGGATCAACGATTGCGACTCGCCAGCTGTGAGCAACCATTGCAGGCGTACCTCCGCGACGGCGCGAAAATCCGCCAGCGCACTATAGTAGGAGTCCGCTGTACCGGTCCGCAGCCATGGAAAGTCTATGTACCGGTGAATATCGTGGTGACCGAAACCGTACTGGTGCTGGCGAACAACCTGCCGCGTGGTCACGCATTGACGGCGGCCGACCTGAAACGGGAGAAACGCGATGTCTCCCGATTGCCGGGCGGCTACCTAGCCTCGATTGACGAAGCCGTCGGCCACAGACTGAAGCAATCCCTGCGCGCCGGGAATATCGTGACTCCGGGGGCATTGCAGGCTGCACTGTTAATACGCCGCGGACAAACGGTAACCCTGAACGCGGCTACCGACGCCATCAGCATCCGGATGACCGGCAAAGCACTTATGGATGGCGCACTGAATCAAAGAATACGGGTCGAGAACACGAGTTCCGGCCGGGTGGTCGAGGGCATCGTGCGTTCGGCCGAACGGGTTGAGGTGCTGGTCCAGTAA
- a CDS encoding phosphoenolpyruvate carboxykinase (GTP), producing MTTRLAALADWVDSVATLTKPDQIHWCDGSDAENQRLTEEMLASGVLSELDQATYPNCYLHLSDPSDVARVEHLTFVCTPERDDAGPNNHWMAPADAHAKIDALFDGAMRGRTLYVIPYCMGPIDSPYARLGVEITDSPYVVANMRIMTRMGQPALERIEREGSFVKGLHSTGDLDPEKRFIMHFPDELTIKSIGSGYGGNALLGKKCHALRIASYQAREEGWLAEHMLIVGIENPQGETSYVACAFPSACGKTNLAMLIPPESHPGWKIWTLGDDIAWLHLDDNGQLRAINPESGYFGVVPGTNAKTNKNAYDMIQSDTIFTNVATTADNQPWWEDKKEGEPATDWHGKPYVAANGPAAHPNSRFTVSATKNPSYSSLAEAPDGVPLSAIVFGGRRKELAPLVYEARDWRHGVLVGAGVASETTAAATGAVGVVRRDPMAMKPFCGYNFADYWAHWLSFADRSTKLPRVFHVNWFRQDENGKFLWPGFGDNLRVLRWIIDRCEQRVEANETPIGYLPKPEDIDTSGLNIREGALDALLSVNAEQWREEMTAVGEYLNSYGDRLPAALKEEHAKVTGALAKSA from the coding sequence ATGACGACAAGGCTTGCGGCACTTGCAGACTGGGTAGACTCGGTTGCGACTCTGACTAAACCGGACCAAATACATTGGTGTGACGGCAGCGATGCCGAGAATCAACGACTCACGGAGGAGATGCTTGCCAGCGGCGTGCTTTCCGAACTGGATCAGGCAACGTACCCGAATTGCTATCTGCACCTGTCAGACCCCTCGGACGTCGCCCGGGTCGAACACCTAACGTTTGTGTGCACGCCCGAACGGGACGATGCCGGACCCAATAATCACTGGATGGCACCGGCCGACGCACACGCCAAGATCGATGCCTTGTTTGACGGCGCCATGCGCGGCCGCACCCTGTACGTGATCCCCTACTGCATGGGCCCTATTGACTCGCCCTATGCCCGCCTTGGCGTGGAGATTACCGACAGCCCGTACGTCGTCGCGAACATGCGCATCATGACACGGATGGGCCAGCCAGCACTGGAGCGTATCGAGCGTGAAGGCAGCTTTGTTAAAGGGCTGCATTCCACCGGTGACCTTGATCCCGAGAAGCGTTTTATCATGCACTTCCCGGACGAGCTGACCATCAAGAGCATCGGCTCCGGTTACGGCGGCAATGCCCTGCTCGGCAAGAAATGCCACGCGCTGCGAATTGCCAGCTACCAGGCTCGCGAGGAAGGTTGGCTGGCTGAGCACATGCTGATCGTTGGCATCGAAAACCCGCAAGGCGAAACGAGCTACGTCGCCTGCGCGTTCCCGTCAGCCTGCGGCAAAACCAATCTCGCCATGCTCATCCCCCCCGAGTCTCACCCGGGCTGGAAGATCTGGACACTGGGCGACGATATCGCCTGGTTACATCTGGACGACAACGGTCAGCTGCGCGCCATCAATCCGGAGTCCGGCTACTTCGGCGTGGTTCCAGGCACCAACGCGAAGACCAACAAGAACGCGTACGACATGATTCAAAGCGACACTATCTTTACCAATGTCGCGACTACGGCTGACAATCAGCCGTGGTGGGAAGACAAGAAAGAAGGCGAGCCGGCAACGGACTGGCACGGCAAACCTTACGTGGCGGCCAATGGCCCCGCCGCCCACCCGAATTCCCGCTTCACCGTATCGGCGACGAAGAACCCGAGTTACTCGTCGCTTGCCGAAGCACCGGATGGCGTGCCTCTGTCGGCCATCGTCTTTGGCGGTCGCCGCAAGGAACTGGCACCGCTCGTGTATGAAGCACGCGATTGGCGCCACGGGGTGCTGGTTGGTGCCGGTGTTGCCTCCGAAACCACGGCGGCGGCGACCGGCGCAGTCGGCGTTGTACGCCGTGACCCGATGGCCATGAAACCGTTCTGCGGCTACAACTTTGCCGACTACTGGGCGCATTGGTTGTCGTTTGCAGATCGCTCTACGAAGCTGCCACGCGTCTTCCACGTCAACTGGTTTCGCCAGGATGAGAACGGCAAGTTCCTCTGGCCTGGATTCGGCGACAACCTGCGGGTGTTACGTTGGATAATTGATCGTTGCGAGCAGCGCGTTGAGGCCAACGAAACGCCGATAGGCTATCTGCCGAAACCGGAAGATATCGACACCAGCGGCCTGAATATCAGAGAAGGGGCACTGGATGCACTGTTGTCGGTGAACGCCGAACAGTGGCGCGAAGAAATGACCGCAGTGGGTGAATACCTGAACAGTTACGGCGACAGACTGCCGGCCGCGCTGAAAGAAGAACATGCCAAGGTGACGGGGGCTTTGGCCAAGAGCGCCTGA
- the flgM gene encoding flagellar biosynthesis anti-sigma factor FlgM, with translation MLTKISDKIGGARDATSTGESRRAEEHRQAPDSTAGSDTVELTSGAKLLERLDKTLSSLPDIDASRVEAVKTAIAKGDYEIDASKIADALIRSEREFGA, from the coding sequence ATGCTGACGAAAATTTCGGACAAAATAGGTGGCGCCAGAGACGCGACGTCGACCGGCGAATCCCGCCGTGCCGAAGAGCATCGTCAGGCACCGGACAGTACCGCAGGCAGTGACACCGTTGAATTGACCAGTGGTGCCAAGCTATTGGAAAGACTGGATAAAACACTATCCTCCCTGCCTGATATCGATGCCTCCCGGGTCGAAGCGGTCAAAACGGCGATAGCCAAAGGCGACTACGAAATCGACGCGAGCAAGATTGCTGATGCATTGATTCGTAGCGAACGCGAGTTCGGAGCCTGA
- a CDS encoding carbon storage regulator: MLIISRKDAESIVIRPSDDVDPQTTLADLFQDGPIEITVFSAGGSRVKMGVQAPSQLSIWRKDAQDDVAA, encoded by the coding sequence ATGTTAATCATCAGCCGCAAGGACGCTGAATCGATCGTGATTCGACCGTCAGATGACGTGGACCCGCAAACGACCCTCGCCGATCTGTTTCAGGACGGCCCCATCGAAATCACCGTGTTCTCCGCGGGCGGCAGCCGGGTGAAGATGGGTGTGCAGGCTCCCAGCCAGCTGAGCATCTGGCGAAAAGACGCACAAGACGACGTCGCTGCGTAA
- a CDS encoding adenylate/guanylate cyclase domain-containing protein, with translation MQVAILFADVVGSTQLYDEFGDTKASETVAHCLDVMKDATHQFDGTVIKTIGDEVMSTFPTIDAAMAAATQMQTRISGNEMGGDGSIPVSIRIGCHFGPVVREHNDIFGAAVHTANRMTSQAKARQIVISGVSVERMTEEWRAQTRQIDVATVRGRIDEVALYELVWQPEEATSMLPTIEWNDKSRKANKITLTFRDATVVVNERNKSINMGRADDNDLVVKGNLISRIHAKVEMRRGKFMLVDQSTNGTFVQNVHGEETFVRRDSTEISGEGIIGLGRVAKPGTPLAIHFVCEE, from the coding sequence ATGCAAGTCGCTATTTTGTTTGCTGACGTTGTTGGCAGCACGCAATTGTACGACGAGTTTGGCGACACGAAAGCGAGCGAGACGGTTGCGCATTGCCTGGATGTCATGAAGGACGCGACTCATCAGTTCGATGGCACCGTGATCAAAACGATCGGTGACGAAGTGATGTCGACGTTCCCGACGATCGACGCCGCTATGGCCGCTGCCACGCAAATGCAAACCCGGATCAGCGGCAATGAAATGGGCGGCGATGGCAGTATCCCTGTCTCTATTCGAATCGGTTGCCATTTCGGCCCGGTCGTTCGCGAGCACAACGACATATTCGGTGCTGCCGTGCACACCGCGAACCGCATGACCTCGCAAGCGAAGGCGCGCCAGATCGTTATTTCCGGCGTCTCTGTCGAGCGCATGACCGAAGAGTGGCGGGCGCAGACCCGTCAGATCGACGTGGCAACCGTCCGCGGGCGCATTGACGAAGTCGCCTTGTACGAACTGGTTTGGCAGCCGGAAGAAGCAACAAGTATGTTGCCCACCATCGAGTGGAACGATAAGTCCCGCAAGGCAAACAAGATTACCTTGACGTTTCGGGATGCCACTGTCGTGGTCAATGAGCGCAACAAGAGCATTAACATGGGGCGTGCCGACGACAACGACCTGGTGGTCAAAGGCAACCTGATCTCGCGAATACATGCGAAGGTTGAAATGCGGCGGGGCAAGTTCATGCTGGTCGACCAAAGCACGAATGGCACGTTTGTGCAAAACGTGCACGGTGAAGAAACGTTTGTCCGGCGGGATAGTACCGAGATTTCAGGCGAGGGCATTATCGGGCTGGGCCGGGTCGCCAAACCGGGCACGCCACTCGCCATTCATTTCGTTTGCGAAGAGTAA
- a CDS encoding flagella synthesis protein FlgN: MPSTATQLENVIDNGIDGASRLLACLGRERAALETQDATQLLELAGEKQACLDELEKLEAQRTDLLQQRKLGNDDAGMQRLLDGTRSAANWQRYLDLAARCQAENQTNGAIIRLRHQQISAALAVISGERQSTYGPSGDRPAAQSRALAQA, translated from the coding sequence ATGCCGTCAACAGCGACCCAACTTGAGAACGTCATTGACAACGGCATAGACGGGGCCAGTCGCCTCTTGGCGTGTCTCGGTCGCGAACGCGCAGCCCTGGAAACCCAGGATGCGACCCAGCTGCTCGAACTGGCCGGCGAAAAGCAAGCCTGCCTCGACGAACTCGAGAAACTCGAGGCACAGCGCACAGACCTGTTGCAGCAACGTAAGCTCGGCAACGACGACGCCGGGATGCAGCGCTTGTTAGACGGGACTCGCAGTGCCGCGAACTGGCAACGCTACCTGGACCTCGCAGCCCGCTGCCAGGCCGAAAACCAAACCAATGGTGCAATCATCCGGCTGCGCCACCAACAGATTTCCGCAGCGCTGGCCGTCATTTCCGGCGAGCGCCAATCCACCTACGGCCCCTCAGGTGACCGTCCAGCCGCCCAGTCCCGGGCGCTGGCGCAGGCCTGA